In Rhodanobacter humi, the following are encoded in one genomic region:
- the atpD gene encoding F0F1 ATP synthase subunit beta, whose amino-acid sequence MSQGKVVQIIGAVIDVEFARDQVPQVYDALKIDGTEITLEVQQVLGDGVVRTIALGSTDGMKRGLVARNTGEGIKVPVGNATLGRIMDVLGNPIDEVGPINAEDRWVIHREAPSYADQALANELLETGIKVIDLVCPFAKGGKVGLFGGAGVGKTVNMLELINNIATQHSGLSVFAGVGERTREGNDFYHEMQDAGVVKLDNLPESKVAMVYGQMNEPPGNRLRVALTGLTMAEYFRDQKDASGKGKDVLFFVDNIYRYTLAGTEVSALLGRMPSAVGYQPTLADEMGVLQERITSTKTGSITSIQAVYVPADDLTDPSPATTFAHLDSTVTLSRQIASLGIYPAVDPLDSTSRQLDPQVVGQEHYDVARRVQGMLQRYKELKDIIAILGMDELSEEDKQVVARARKCERFFSQPFHVAEVFTGAPGKYVSLKETIRGFKMIVEGDVDHLPEQAFYMVGGIDEAIKKGEEMGAKQSA is encoded by the coding sequence ATGAGTCAGGGCAAAGTGGTTCAGATCATCGGCGCGGTCATCGACGTCGAGTTCGCGCGCGATCAGGTGCCGCAGGTGTATGACGCGCTGAAGATCGACGGCACCGAGATCACGCTGGAAGTGCAGCAGGTGCTGGGCGACGGCGTGGTGCGCACGATCGCGCTGGGTTCCACCGACGGCATGAAGCGTGGCCTCGTGGCCCGCAACACCGGCGAAGGCATCAAGGTGCCGGTGGGCAACGCCACCCTGGGCCGCATCATGGACGTGCTCGGCAACCCGATCGACGAGGTCGGCCCGATCAATGCCGAAGACCGCTGGGTGATCCACCGCGAGGCGCCGTCGTATGCCGATCAGGCGCTGGCCAACGAGCTGCTGGAAACCGGCATCAAGGTGATCGACCTGGTCTGCCCGTTCGCCAAGGGCGGCAAGGTCGGCCTGTTCGGCGGCGCCGGCGTGGGCAAGACCGTGAACATGCTGGAACTCATCAACAACATCGCGACCCAGCATTCGGGCCTGTCGGTGTTCGCCGGCGTGGGTGAGCGTACCCGCGAAGGCAACGACTTCTACCACGAGATGCAGGACGCCGGCGTGGTCAAGCTGGATAACCTGCCCGAGTCCAAGGTGGCGATGGTCTACGGCCAGATGAACGAGCCGCCGGGCAACCGCCTGCGCGTGGCGCTGACCGGCCTGACCATGGCCGAGTACTTCCGCGACCAGAAGGACGCGAGCGGCAAGGGCAAGGACGTGCTGTTCTTCGTGGACAACATCTACCGCTACACGCTGGCCGGCACCGAGGTGTCCGCGCTGCTCGGCCGCATGCCGTCCGCCGTGGGCTACCAGCCGACACTGGCCGACGAGATGGGCGTGCTGCAGGAGCGCATCACCTCGACCAAGACCGGTTCGATCACCTCGATCCAGGCGGTGTACGTGCCCGCGGACGACCTGACCGACCCGTCGCCGGCCACCACCTTCGCGCATCTGGATTCCACCGTGACCCTGTCGCGCCAGATCGCCTCGCTGGGCATCTATCCGGCGGTGGATCCGCTGGACTCCACCAGCCGCCAGCTCGATCCGCAGGTCGTCGGCCAGGAGCATTACGACGTGGCCCGCCGCGTGCAGGGCATGCTGCAGCGCTACAAGGAGCTGAAGGACATCATCGCCATCCTCGGCATGGACGAGCTCAGCGAGGAAGACAAGCAGGTGGTGGCGCGCGCCCGCAAGTGCGAGCGTTTCTTCAGCCAGCCGTTCCACGTGGCCGAAGTGTTCACCGGCGCGCCCGGCAAGTACGTGTCGCTGAAGGAAACCATCCGCGGCTTCAAGATGATCGTCGAAGGCGACGTCGACCACCTGCCGGAGCAGGCGTTCTACATGGTCGGCGGCATCGACGAGGCCATCAAGAAGGGCGAGGAGATGGGGGCCAAGCAATCCGCGTAA
- the atpG gene encoding F0F1 ATP synthase subunit gamma, translated as MASGREIKTKIKSTQNMRKVTRALEMVSASKIRKAQDLMKASRPYARSMRKVIAHVAQASTDFKHPFLVERDNVARVAYIVVSTDRGLCGGLNSNMFRRLLPAIQEWQGKGVQVDVVAIGQKALQFFRRIKGVNLTGSTTHLGERPKLEQLIGVIKVVLDAYSANALDRVFLAYNDFVNTMTQKPTIDALLPLPLVAAEMEAHQAAGESAYAGIKLEQAHDWDYIYEPDAQTVLEHVLGRYIESVVYQGVLENLASEHAARMVAMKSASDNANKVIDTLTLVYNKTRQAAITQEISEIVGGAAAV; from the coding sequence ATGGCCAGCGGACGCGAAATCAAAACCAAGATCAAGAGCACGCAGAACATGCGCAAGGTGACGCGCGCGCTCGAAATGGTCTCGGCCTCGAAGATCCGCAAGGCGCAGGATCTGATGAAGGCCTCGCGTCCGTATGCGCGTTCCATGCGCAAGGTGATCGCGCACGTGGCGCAGGCCAGCACCGACTTCAAGCATCCGTTCCTGGTCGAACGCGACAACGTGGCGCGGGTGGCCTACATCGTGGTGTCCACCGACCGCGGCCTGTGCGGCGGCCTGAACTCCAACATGTTCCGCCGCCTGCTGCCGGCGATCCAGGAGTGGCAGGGCAAAGGCGTGCAGGTCGACGTGGTGGCGATCGGCCAGAAGGCGCTGCAGTTCTTCCGCCGCATCAAGGGCGTGAACCTGACCGGCAGCACCACCCATCTCGGCGAGCGGCCGAAGCTGGAGCAGCTGATCGGCGTGATCAAGGTGGTGCTGGACGCCTATTCGGCGAATGCGCTGGACCGCGTGTTCCTCGCCTACAACGACTTCGTCAACACCATGACGCAGAAGCCGACCATCGACGCGCTGCTGCCGTTGCCGCTGGTGGCCGCGGAAATGGAAGCGCACCAGGCGGCCGGCGAGTCGGCGTATGCCGGCATCAAGCTGGAGCAGGCCCACGACTGGGACTACATCTACGAACCCGACGCGCAGACCGTGCTGGAGCACGTGCTGGGCCGCTACATCGAATCGGTGGTGTACCAGGGCGTGCTGGAGAACCTCGCCAGCGAGCACGCCGCGCGCATGGTCGCGATGAAGAGCGCGTCGGACAACGCGAACAAGGTGATCGACACGCTGACCCTGGTCTACAACAAGACCCGGCAGGCGGCGATCACGCAGGAAATCAGCGAGATCGTCGGCGGAGCTGCGGCTGTGTAA
- the atpA gene encoding F0F1 ATP synthase subunit alpha: protein MSSTTLNPSEISELIKNRIEQFKLGAEARNEGTIISVSDGIVRIHGLADVMQGEMIELPGNATALALNLERDSVGAVVLGEYQHLREGDVAKTTGRILEVPVGPELLGRVVDSLGNPIDGKGPLNAKLSSPIEKVAPGVIWRKSVDQPVQTGYKSVDSMIPIGRGQRELIIGDRQTGKTALAIDAIINQKDSGIFSIYVAIGQKRSSIANVVRKLEENGALANTIVVVASASESAALQYIAPYAGCAMGEYFRDRGQDALIVYDDLSKQAVAYRQISLLLKRPPGREAYPGDVFYLHSRLLERASRVSEEYVEKFTNGEVKGKTGSLTALPIIETQAGDVSAFVPTNVISITDGQIFLETDLFNAGIRPAVNAGISVSRVGGSAQTKIVKKLSGGVKLALAQYRELAAFAQFASDLDPATRAQLDRGQRVTELMKQSQYAPLSIAELALSVYAAEKGYLDDLPVNKVLAFEKGLHAFMHQNHAELMKKIVATGAWDAEIEGVFKASLDEYKKTGSW from the coding sequence ATGTCCAGCACCACCCTGAACCCGTCCGAGATCAGCGAACTGATCAAGAACCGCATCGAGCAGTTCAAGCTCGGCGCGGAGGCCCGCAACGAGGGCACGATCATCAGCGTGTCCGACGGCATCGTGCGCATCCACGGCCTGGCCGACGTGATGCAGGGCGAGATGATCGAGCTGCCGGGCAACGCAACTGCGCTGGCGCTGAACCTGGAGCGCGACTCGGTCGGCGCGGTGGTGCTGGGCGAATACCAGCACCTGCGCGAGGGCGACGTGGCCAAGACCACCGGTCGCATCCTCGAAGTGCCCGTGGGTCCCGAGCTGCTCGGCCGCGTGGTCGATTCGCTGGGTAACCCGATCGACGGCAAGGGCCCGCTCAACGCCAAGCTCAGCTCGCCGATCGAGAAGGTTGCGCCGGGCGTGATCTGGCGCAAGAGCGTCGACCAGCCGGTGCAGACCGGCTACAAGTCGGTCGACTCGATGATCCCGATCGGCCGCGGCCAGCGCGAGCTGATCATCGGCGACCGCCAGACCGGCAAGACCGCGCTGGCGATCGACGCGATCATCAACCAGAAGGATTCGGGCATCTTCTCGATCTACGTGGCGATCGGCCAGAAGCGCTCGTCGATCGCGAACGTGGTGCGCAAGCTGGAAGAGAACGGTGCGCTGGCCAACACCATCGTGGTGGTGGCCTCCGCTTCCGAGTCGGCCGCGCTGCAGTACATCGCGCCGTACGCCGGCTGCGCCATGGGCGAGTACTTCCGCGACCGCGGCCAGGATGCCCTGATCGTTTACGACGACCTCAGCAAGCAGGCCGTGGCCTACCGCCAGATTTCGCTGCTGCTGAAGCGCCCGCCGGGTCGCGAAGCCTATCCGGGCGACGTGTTCTATCTGCACTCGCGCCTGCTCGAGCGCGCTTCGCGCGTCTCCGAGGAGTACGTCGAGAAGTTCACGAACGGCGAGGTGAAGGGCAAGACCGGCTCGCTGACCGCGCTGCCGATCATCGAGACCCAGGCCGGCGACGTGTCCGCGTTCGTGCCGACGAACGTGATCTCGATCACCGACGGCCAGATCTTCCTCGAGACCGACCTGTTCAACGCCGGCATCCGTCCGGCCGTGAACGCCGGCATCTCGGTGTCGCGCGTGGGCGGTTCGGCGCAGACCAAGATCGTGAAGAAGCTCTCCGGCGGCGTGAAGCTGGCGCTGGCGCAGTACCGCGAGCTGGCCGCGTTCGCGCAGTTCGCCTCCGATCTCGATCCGGCCACCCGTGCCCAGCTCGACCGCGGCCAGCGCGTCACCGAGCTGATGAAGCAGTCGCAGTATGCGCCGCTGTCGATCGCCGAGCTGGCGCTGTCGGTGTACGCCGCCGAGAAGGGCTACCTCGACGACCTGCCGGTGAACAAGGTGCTGGCGTTCGAGAAGGGCCTGCACGCCTTCATGCACCAGAACCACGCCGAGCTGATGAAGAAGATCGTCGCCACCGGCGCCTGGGATGCCGAGATCGAAGGCGTCTTCAAGGCTTCGCTGGACGAGTACAAGAAGACGGGTAGCTGGTAA
- a CDS encoding F0F1 ATP synthase subunit delta, whose protein sequence is MAQAITLARPYARAAFELAHASGALAAWSQALGFAAAVASDARVAGLGNDPRVQPAQLVMLHLPQGMAADAPFAQFLGELAEHRRMALLPEVAALYEQYRRESESQLLVKVTSAMALDAAQAEQLKASLKRRFKREIELDARVDASLLAGVVIDAGSEVIDGSARGRLERLGNTLAQ, encoded by the coding sequence ATGGCCCAGGCAATCACTCTCGCCCGTCCCTACGCTCGCGCCGCGTTCGAGCTGGCACATGCCAGCGGCGCGCTGGCCGCGTGGTCGCAGGCGCTGGGTTTCGCCGCCGCGGTGGCCAGCGACGCGCGCGTGGCCGGCCTCGGCAACGATCCGCGCGTGCAGCCGGCGCAGCTGGTGATGCTGCACCTGCCCCAAGGCATGGCGGCCGATGCGCCGTTCGCGCAGTTCCTGGGCGAGCTGGCCGAGCACCGCCGCATGGCGCTGCTGCCGGAAGTGGCTGCGCTGTACGAGCAGTATCGCCGCGAGTCCGAGTCGCAGCTGCTGGTCAAGGTGACCAGCGCGATGGCGCTGGACGCGGCACAGGCCGAGCAGCTCAAGGCATCGCTGAAGCGCCGCTTCAAGCGCGAGATCGAACTCGATGCCCGGGTCGATGCCTCGCTGCTGGCCGGCGTGGTGATCGACGCCGGCAGCGAAGTGATCGACGGTTCCGCGCGCGGGCGCCTCGAGCGCCTGGGCAACACGCTCGCACAGTAA
- a CDS encoding F0F1 ATP synthase subunit B: MNFNATLIGEMIAFAILIWFCVQFIWPHINKAIEERQIKIAEGLSAAERAHAELKAADTKVADEVRKARQQASEIIDKAQQQANGILDKARADAIVEINRLKAAAQDDIAAMAQQAREQLRERVGALAVQGASKIVQREVDASTHKALLDQLAAEV, from the coding sequence ATGAATTTCAACGCGACCCTGATCGGCGAAATGATCGCTTTCGCCATCCTCATCTGGTTCTGCGTCCAGTTCATCTGGCCGCACATCAACAAGGCCATCGAGGAACGGCAGATCAAGATCGCCGAGGGCCTCAGCGCCGCCGAGCGCGCGCACGCCGAGCTGAAGGCGGCCGACACGAAGGTGGCGGACGAGGTGCGCAAGGCGCGCCAGCAGGCGTCCGAGATCATCGACAAGGCGCAGCAGCAGGCCAACGGCATCCTCGACAAGGCCCGCGCCGACGCGATCGTCGAGATCAATCGGCTGAAGGCCGCCGCGCAGGACGACATCGCCGCGATGGCGCAGCAGGCGCGCGAGCAACTGCGCGAGCGCGTGGGTGCGCTGGCCGTGCAGGGCGCTTCCAAGATCGTGCAGCGCGAGGTGGATGCCTCGACGCACAAGGCACTGCTCGACCAGCTCGCCGCCGAGGTCTGA
- the atpE gene encoding F0F1 ATP synthase subunit C, with protein MEHLVQFAQIQGFTAIALGLIIGLGALGACIGIGVMGSKFLEAAARQPELVPLLQGRMFLLAGLIDAAFLIGVALAMYFAVANPLLGKILTAAGAGQ; from the coding sequence GTGGAACATCTTGTCCAGTTTGCACAAATCCAGGGCTTCACCGCCATCGCGCTCGGCCTGATCATCGGCCTCGGTGCGCTGGGTGCCTGTATCGGTATCGGCGTGATGGGCTCGAAGTTCCTGGAAGCCGCCGCCCGTCAGCCGGAGCTGGTGCCGCTGCTGCAGGGCCGCATGTTCCTGCTGGCCGGCCTGATCGACGCGGCGTTCCTGATCGGCGTGGCGCTGGCGATGTACTTCGCCGTGGCGAACCCGCTGCTGGGCAAGATTCTGACCGCCGCCGGCGCCGGTCAGTAA
- the atpB gene encoding F0F1 ATP synthase subunit A gives MASEPQGGLTEYIQHHLQHLVPHASKEGFWAVHLDSVAVSLVLGVLFCLWFWLKARKATAGVPSKGQAFVEIILEFVDGQVKDVFHGDRRVLGPLALTVFVWVFLMNAMDLLPVDLLPWITEQFGIGHFRAVPTADINMTFAMSITVFLLIIVYSFKAKGFGGYMHELFTAPFGKHPALWIPNFALNLVELLSKPVSLAMRLFGNMYAGELVFMLIAGLFSAGAGLAGWALYGAGIIGYTVWGIFHILIISIQAFIFMVLTIVYISMAHDHH, from the coding sequence ATGGCAAGCGAGCCGCAGGGCGGTCTTACCGAATACATCCAGCACCACCTCCAGCACCTCGTGCCGCATGCGAGCAAGGAAGGTTTCTGGGCGGTGCACCTCGATTCGGTCGCGGTGTCGCTGGTGTTGGGCGTGCTGTTCTGCCTGTGGTTCTGGCTGAAGGCGCGCAAGGCCACCGCCGGCGTGCCGTCCAAGGGCCAGGCGTTCGTCGAGATCATCCTCGAGTTCGTCGACGGCCAGGTCAAGGACGTGTTCCACGGCGATCGCCGCGTGCTGGGCCCGCTGGCGCTGACCGTGTTCGTCTGGGTGTTCCTGATGAACGCGATGGACCTGCTCCCGGTCGATCTGCTGCCGTGGATCACCGAGCAGTTCGGCATTGGCCACTTCCGCGCCGTGCCCACCGCCGACATCAACATGACGTTCGCGATGTCGATCACGGTGTTCCTGCTGATCATCGTCTACAGCTTCAAGGCCAAGGGCTTTGGCGGCTATATGCACGAGCTGTTCACCGCGCCGTTCGGCAAGCACCCGGCGCTGTGGATCCCCAATTTCGCGCTGAACCTGGTCGAGCTGCTGTCCAAGCCGGTGAGCCTGGCGATGCGACTGTTCGGCAACATGTATGCGGGCGAGCTGGTGTTCATGCTGATCGCCGGCCTGTTCAGCGCAGGCGCGGGCCTGGCCGGCTGGGCGCTGTATGGCGCCGGCATCATCGGCTACACGGTGTGGGGCATCTTCCACATCCTGATCATCTCGATCCAGGCCTTCATCTTCATGGTGCTGACGATCGTGTACATCTCGATGGCGCACGACCATCACTGA
- a CDS encoding phasin family protein, protein MNQQYSNQFFAYTKQITEGAFKAQSLALKSLETVAGLQLKAFEQQTRDSAAFVAEALETRDADALRGLWEKGASLSREQAERAVAVSQEIIAVTQKAAESLQALVQEQRQAANEAVTAPAAKKAAAK, encoded by the coding sequence ATGAACCAGCAGTACAGCAACCAGTTTTTCGCCTACACCAAGCAGATCACCGAGGGCGCGTTCAAGGCGCAGTCGCTGGCCCTGAAGAGCCTGGAGACGGTCGCCGGGCTGCAGCTCAAGGCGTTTGAGCAGCAGACGCGTGATTCGGCCGCCTTCGTGGCCGAGGCGCTGGAAACCCGCGACGCCGACGCCCTGCGCGGCCTGTGGGAAAAGGGCGCCAGCCTCAGCCGCGAGCAGGCCGAGCGCGCAGTGGCGGTTTCGCAGGAAATCATCGCCGTGACGCAGAAGGCTGCGGAGTCGCTGCAGGCGCTGGTGCAGGAACAGCGCCAGGCCGCCAACGAGGCGGTGACCGCGCCGGCCGCGAAGAAGGCCGCCGCGAAGTAA
- the queD gene encoding 6-carboxytetrahydropterin synthase QueD: MDIFKTFTLEAAHRLPNVPAGHKCARLHGHSFRVEIHLSGEIGADSGWVMDFAEVKAAFQPLFERLDHHYLNDVEGLENPTSERLAIWIWERLKPALPLLSEVTVHETCTSGCRYRG; encoded by the coding sequence ATGGATATCTTCAAGACCTTCACCCTCGAGGCCGCACACCGCCTGCCGAATGTGCCGGCAGGGCACAAGTGCGCGCGCCTGCATGGGCATTCCTTCCGCGTGGAGATCCATCTGAGCGGCGAGATCGGCGCCGACAGCGGCTGGGTGATGGATTTCGCCGAGGTGAAGGCGGCCTTCCAGCCGTTGTTTGAGCGGCTCGACCATCACTACCTCAACGACGTCGAGGGGCTGGAAAACCCCACCAGCGAGCGGCTGGCGATATGGATCTGGGAGCGCCTCAAGCCGGCACTGCCGCTGCTGTCCGAAGTCACCGTGCACGAGACCTGCACGTCGGGCTGCCGCTACCGGGGGTAG
- a CDS encoding glucokinase: protein MNAAIDQPDRPASVSTTPFLAADVGGTHARVALIQVAQDGGRAVEVLAYRKFACGDFGGLAELLQAFVDDEVQAPVRRCVLACAGQLMGDEVLNDNSAWPIHLPSVRRALALDDLAALNDFEALGYALDNPLVCGGRLLCGPDRHADGPTLVIGPGTGLGAAVRLSGPAGGCVLATEAGQMDFAPHSIREREILAQLVPDGGYLPCERIVSGPGLLTLYRTLCALHGTTPWLATPAAVTAAAMACSDAQATEAVEVFCAALGSFAGSLAMAYIASGGVYLAGGFLDSMFGLLARSDFEERFLHGRSVRAFLSQVPVWVTEHGRQGVLGAARWYLGRGTSAATTPRPAAAGGPAP, encoded by the coding sequence GTGAACGCGGCAATCGACCAACCGGATCGACCGGCAAGTGTCTCGACGACGCCATTCCTGGCGGCCGACGTCGGCGGCACGCACGCCCGCGTGGCGCTGATCCAAGTCGCCCAAGACGGGGGGCGCGCGGTCGAGGTGCTGGCCTACCGCAAGTTCGCCTGCGGGGATTTCGGCGGGTTGGCGGAACTTCTGCAGGCCTTCGTCGACGACGAGGTGCAGGCCCCGGTGCGGCGCTGCGTGCTCGCCTGCGCCGGCCAGCTGATGGGCGACGAGGTGCTCAACGACAACTCCGCCTGGCCCATTCACCTACCGTCGGTGCGCAGGGCGCTGGCGCTGGACGACCTGGCCGCACTCAATGACTTCGAGGCGCTGGGGTACGCGCTCGACAACCCGCTGGTCTGCGGCGGCCGCCTGCTGTGCGGGCCGGATCGCCACGCCGATGGCCCGACGCTGGTGATCGGTCCCGGTACCGGCCTGGGCGCGGCGGTGCGCCTGTCCGGTCCCGCTGGCGGCTGCGTGCTGGCCACGGAAGCCGGCCAGATGGATTTCGCGCCGCACTCGATCCGCGAGCGCGAGATCCTCGCGCAGCTGGTGCCGGATGGCGGTTACCTGCCGTGTGAGCGCATCGTGTCGGGTCCCGGCCTGCTGACCCTCTACCGGACCCTGTGCGCCTTGCACGGGACAACACCCTGGCTGGCCACGCCCGCGGCCGTCACCGCGGCCGCCATGGCCTGCAGTGATGCGCAGGCCACGGAAGCGGTGGAGGTCTTCTGCGCGGCGCTGGGAAGTTTCGCCGGCAGCCTGGCCATGGCCTACATTGCCAGCGGCGGCGTGTACCTCGCCGGCGGCTTCCTGGATTCGATGTTCGGCCTGCTGGCACGCAGCGATTTCGAGGAGCGCTTCCTGCACGGACGCAGCGTGCGCGCGTTCCTGTCGCAGGTTCCGGTATGGGTGACGGAGCACGGACGCCAGGGCGTGCTGGGCGCGGCGAGGTGGTACCTCGGACGTGGCACGTCCGCTGCAACGACGCCGCGCCCCGCCGCGGCAGGCGGTCCGGCCCCGTGA
- a CDS encoding beta-N-acetylhexosaminidase, whose translation MGKGLAAFAAAWLATMGIATATPAAPAWSLLPQPAHAYPAASPAVEIADGAVVAVHGADRPQLQAIVDRFVHLLADTRGLRLHATTAADARAAITFNIDPHADVAGGAGYRIVIDDQGIRITARTPRGAFYGSVTLWQLLTPPGWTRGSAAEVAAGVIDDHPRFAWRALLLDSGRHYQSVAEIERLIDWMSLDKLDVLLWHLTEDQGWRLDIPGYPALTKTGACRNAVGLDAELTGSPDQPYCGHYTAAEVREIVRYAAERYVTVVPGIDLPGHAQAAIAAYPWLGVTGQRPPVWTDWGVSPWLLKPDAKTLHFVDDVLDEVMRLFPSKYVSIGGDEADKQQWNASPAVQAQMHQLGLANMDQLQGWFTGQVAGHLTAHGRTPVGWDDELVAGATLPAAEVVMSWHGNDGERVALAALRQGHDVVMTPQESLYFDHYQSSLPDEWPGQPPMATLRQAYDTVVIPHGASAAEAGHVIGVQAGLWTELMPDFARDQHALYPRVAALAELGWSPAAAHDWHGFLQRLPAELERYRALGIGYADTAFAPAFDVTAGAGDTLRVALANQTGFGTIRYTTDGSAPTPASTAYVRPLTLAARDRTTLRAATFMPDGYPLAAPRMQVLDAATLLGRDSSQLASCSHQPGMRLGGRQPARGPRPVYTMDVGDMCWLWPQAPLAGVTHVNLSVARVTWRFGDEAKDAVVRPRVGAAGEFEIHADSCTGPLLARLPLTPAAQASGQTRLGAPIATTPGNGARDLCIVATGDPRDGQWALARITFSKGNTETGVPQGERRTGKR comes from the coding sequence GTGGGAAAAGGTCTCGCCGCGTTCGCCGCCGCGTGGCTGGCGACCATGGGCATCGCCACGGCGACGCCGGCCGCGCCTGCCTGGTCGCTGCTGCCGCAGCCCGCCCACGCCTACCCCGCCGCATCGCCCGCGGTCGAGATTGCGGATGGCGCCGTGGTCGCCGTGCACGGTGCGGATCGCCCGCAGCTGCAAGCCATCGTGGACCGGTTCGTGCATTTGCTGGCCGACACGCGCGGCCTGCGATTGCACGCGACGACGGCGGCCGACGCGCGCGCCGCCATCACGTTCAACATCGACCCGCACGCGGACGTGGCGGGCGGTGCCGGCTACCGCATCGTGATTGATGACCAGGGCATACGGATCACCGCGCGCACGCCGCGCGGCGCGTTCTACGGCAGCGTCACCCTGTGGCAGTTGCTGACGCCGCCCGGCTGGACCCGCGGCAGTGCGGCCGAAGTGGCCGCGGGCGTCATCGACGACCACCCGCGTTTCGCCTGGCGCGCGCTGCTGCTCGACTCCGGACGGCATTACCAGAGCGTGGCCGAGATCGAGCGGTTGATCGACTGGATGTCGCTCGACAAGCTCGACGTGCTGCTCTGGCATCTGACCGAGGACCAGGGCTGGCGCCTGGACATCCCCGGCTACCCCGCACTGACGAAAACCGGCGCCTGCCGCAACGCGGTGGGCCTCGATGCCGAGTTGACCGGCTCGCCCGACCAACCCTATTGCGGCCATTACACCGCGGCCGAGGTGCGCGAGATCGTGCGTTACGCGGCCGAACGCTACGTCACCGTGGTGCCGGGCATCGACCTGCCCGGGCATGCGCAGGCGGCCATCGCCGCGTATCCGTGGCTGGGCGTCACCGGCCAGCGTCCGCCCGTGTGGACGGACTGGGGCGTCAGTCCGTGGCTGCTGAAGCCCGACGCGAAGACCCTGCATTTCGTCGACGACGTGCTCGACGAGGTGATGCGACTGTTCCCCTCGAAGTACGTCTCGATCGGCGGCGACGAAGCGGACAAGCAGCAGTGGAACGCCTCGCCCGCGGTGCAGGCGCAGATGCACCAGTTGGGCCTCGCGAACATGGACCAACTGCAAGGCTGGTTCACCGGCCAGGTCGCCGGGCATCTCACTGCGCACGGGCGCACGCCGGTCGGCTGGGACGATGAACTGGTCGCGGGCGCGACGCTGCCGGCTGCGGAAGTGGTGATGTCCTGGCACGGCAACGACGGCGAGCGCGTGGCGCTGGCCGCGCTGCGGCAAGGCCACGACGTGGTGATGACGCCGCAGGAGTCGCTGTACTTCGACCACTACCAGTCCAGCCTGCCCGACGAATGGCCAGGGCAGCCGCCGATGGCGACGCTGCGGCAGGCCTACGACACCGTCGTGATCCCGCACGGCGCCAGCGCGGCCGAAGCCGGCCATGTGATCGGCGTGCAGGCCGGGCTCTGGACCGAACTGATGCCGGACTTCGCGCGCGACCAGCATGCGCTGTACCCGCGCGTCGCCGCCCTGGCGGAACTGGGCTGGTCGCCGGCGGCCGCGCACGATTGGCACGGCTTCCTGCAGCGCCTGCCCGCCGAACTGGAGCGCTACCGCGCACTCGGCATCGGCTATGCCGACACGGCGTTTGCGCCCGCCTTCGACGTGACGGCAGGTGCCGGCGACACGCTGCGCGTCGCGCTCGCCAACCAGACCGGCTTCGGCACGATCCGCTACACGACCGACGGTTCCGCACCGACGCCGGCTTCCACGGCGTATGTCCGCCCGCTGACACTCGCTGCACGAGACCGGACCACGCTGCGCGCGGCAACCTTCATGCCCGATGGCTACCCGCTCGCCGCGCCGCGCATGCAGGTGCTGGATGCCGCGACGCTGCTCGGCCGCGACAGCAGCCAGCTCGCCTCCTGCTCGCACCAGCCGGGCATGCGCCTGGGCGGCCGGCAGCCGGCGCGGGGTCCGCGGCCGGTCTACACGATGGACGTCGGCGACATGTGCTGGCTGTGGCCGCAGGCGCCGCTGGCAGGCGTCACGCACGTCAACCTGAGCGTGGCGCGCGTGACATGGCGCTTCGGCGACGAGGCCAAGGATGCCGTGGTGCGCCCCAGGGTCGGCGCGGCTGGCGAGTTCGAGATCCATGCCGACTCCTGCACGGGGCCGCTGCTCGCCCGCCTGCCGCTGACGCCGGCGGCGCAGGCATCGGGACAGACCCGTCTCGGCGCACCGATCGCGACGACGCCGGGCAACGGCGCCCGCGACTTGTGCATCGTCGCCACGGGCGACCCGCGCGACGGGCAGTGGGCGCTGGCCCGCATCACGTTTTCGAAAGGCAACACGGAAACCGGCGTTCCGCAGGGGGAGCGCCGAACGGGGAAACGGTGA